A stretch of DNA from Pseudopipra pipra isolate bDixPip1 chromosome 1, bDixPip1.hap1, whole genome shotgun sequence:
AGTCTTAACAAATTGGTCTCACAGTTTTAAGCAATTTTTTGattattacttttaattaaGTGCTGGCTTAATTGCTATCCAtcagagggactgcactcctGAATGGCAATCCTGGACTAAAAATGGGCGATTCCTGAGAGCCAGCTGCATAACAGCAGCTGTTGACAGTGTCAAAGGAAAATGAATGAAGTTTTGTATtattcatttaaattatttttaaatttgattggttttaacaataaaaagtaaaatgccTATGCAaataagtaattatttttctttatgacacatttgaaatacagaatttcTACACCTGTCCAGTGTGTCCAAGAAGAAGAGTATATTAGCCTTCATATTTGTGAGTAGCTTTTTATGTGTCTGAAGACTATTACAATGCTCATTCCCTTCCactctgtcttttcttcttgggTCATGACTTACAAACTCCACCCTTGCTCTTCTCTACCAGATTCTCTCTGATCAGTGTATGCCTTTGCAACAGTCACTTGGAGCAGATTTCTGTGCTAACAAGTGCTGAATAGAGAAGTTGCTGCAGGTGTTGCAATGCTGCAATACAGTAAATGTTAGCTcagcttcatttaaaatatgGATTACCAGCATCCAAAAGATGAACCGCTATGAGACTACTCTGCAGCAATTGTTAGAAATGTGCATAACTGGACACAGCTGTATGCAACAAGTGGAATCAAAAGCTGATGGCATAGCACATGATGCTGGTGGCACAACACAAAATGCCACATTTTGCATGCTCCAGAATTGCCCCTCCTGGGAGGCTCCATTGCAATGCCAGCAGCTGCCCACCCTGGCAAGGAgtcagaggcagcagaaaatacaaatttgCAAACgcaaatattttcaatttgtcagagcaaaatattttcaatttgttAGAAATAACTGTTCTAtaggagaaaaggaaatatagTAAAAAGGGTGAACTGAGGACTTAAAAAGTCAGCATAGGACAGTGACAAAGATACTCCAGAGTATTTTTGAAAACAGGTTGACTGCAGGTCAGTTAAAACAGGCTCGCTCACACACACCGACTGGCCTTTATGCGAGTGACTTCAGACTTCAGCCGTGGGAGCAGGTAGCCTAAGTGAGGATGCGCTACCTACTTAGAAACACGTTTGGGGTTCCACACAGTACAGGAGGGCGACTTCCAAACAGCCCTGGGAACTCTCTCGGAGAAGTTTGCAGGGGCCGGTTTGCCCCGGAGGGAGCACCCGGTGGGCGGAGGGAGCGCGGAGCGCTGGCACACAGCGGATCCCGACCCGCCTGCAGGAGGTCCCGCAGTCCAGGGCCGTGCCGGTGCCGCGCCGGTGCCGTGCCAGGGCCGTGCCAGGGCCgtgccgggcggggcggggcggggcggggggcggctcGGCCCCGTGACGGCTCCGCCCGGCCCAGCCCGCGCAGCCCCCGCTCCCGCCTGCCCCTCGCAGCACATGACCTGCCATGGAGGGGCGCTGGCGCTGCCCAGAGGTTTGGAGCCGGGGGAGCGAGCGGAGGCTGCCGCCGAAGGGGCGGCACAGCCGGGCGGCGGACAGGTGAGGCGGGGGCAGGTGAGGAGGGCGGGGGCAGGTGAGGAGGGCGGGGGCCGGCCGGGCCGGCCGTGGGGAGCAGCCGTACCTCTTCGCCCGGTCCGCGGCGGCTGCCTCGGAAACGGGGGCCGAGGGGCGCGGGGCTTATCTCCGGCGGCAGCGGCCCCGGGCGAagtgcgggcgcggggcgggaggggaCGGGCCGGGCAGGGAAGCGGCGCAGTCCCCCGGGCTGCTGTCGGGGCGCTGCCCGGAGTCCCCGCTGAAGCCAGTGTTCCGTGTTGTGTCGTCCCGGTTGGTTTCCCGCACCCCGACCCAGCGGCTGGAGATGAGCGCTGAAGCGGAGGGGCCGTCGCAGGCGGATGGTGCCGGCGCGGACAGCACGAGGTGACGCCGCCTCAGGTACCGTGGCTCCTTCAGCATCCTCGGGGGTGCGGGCGGCGCTGGGCGTGCAACACCCCGCCTGACCTCCGCGTAGGTGGAGGCACCGCTCGGAGGCAGCGGGGGCGGTGAGGTGTCCCTGGGACGGTAGCCAGAGCTGAGGGACACATTCCTAGCCTGGTCTGGCCGCCCCCCAGGCGGGGCAGTCTTCTCTGCAGCTTTGTTGTGTTTTTGATCCAGGAGAGTgtgggctgctgctggcagctaCAGGATGAAGTCGCCTCCCTGCTGCATGTCTCTTTCTTCCCAAGCATCCCTGGACGAACCAGGGAGTAGCATGTCCCTGGGTTCGCTGAACTCCAGTGTTTTCTCCAGTGAGGAAGAGCAGGGGCCCCTGCTCCAGAAGGTCATTCCCCCCTTGGACTGCTTTACTATCAATGTAGGAGGCAGCCGCTTTGTGATGTCCCAGCAAACTTTGTCTTGCTACCCTGACACCCGCCTTGGCAAACTGGCTGTAGTGGTCTCTGCTGCCCGGGATGTGGCCTCTGGCCTCCTTGAGCTTTGTGATGATGCCAACCTTGTGGAGAATGAATATTTCTTTGATCGGAGCTCACAGGCATTTCACTACATCCTGAATTACTACCAGACAGGGAGGCTGCATGTCATGGAGCAGCTTTGTGCACTCTCCTTCCTGCAAGAGATCCAATACTGGGGTTTGGATGAGCTCAGCATTGattcctgctgcagagaccGGTGAGTTGTGGGAAGATGAGGTTTGTGGGATAGTGGACTGCATAAGCTTAGCACTGACTTGCGTTCAGGGACATGCAGATGAGAGACCCAGCAGCGAGGATAGGTGAGGTAGCAGTGCATTCACAAAAGTGTGCTCAAAGCTGGATGAGTTCAGCCCTGAGTGCTGCTCTAGAGGTGAATGGGTGTCAAAAATGGGAGGAGATGTATTGGGGGAGGTCACAGATAACCTTTGCTGAGCAACAGGTTGGCAGTGAGGTCAAGATAGCGAGACCATAAAGGAAAAAGGGTCTGGGTTGTCCTGTACTGGCTTCAGACTGGCCATGGAAGCTCAGATGTTTAAAGAGGACAATGTGGAGATGAAAAAGGTTGTGAGAGATACTCCTTCAGTCATTCACTTTGAGGTTATCAGAGTGATTGAATGTGGAGTCAGGCACGATGCTGGGAGGATTTGAATCCTCCCCACCCCACACTTTCATTTTGAAGAATTTCCAAATCCAAGCAGGAGAGGCAGAAGGGGGGGCTGGTCACCTGCCAGGCTGAGTGTGGGTGGCACGGCTCCAGCAGGAGCCATGAAAGGAAGCATCACACATGGATGTAGCAGCTTACAGGGAGGGGGTAGCAATAGCGGGAACATGGCTCACTGGAGACAAATTGTAACAGGCAGTTTAGGAACGAGGTGGGTTTCGACTGAACCACCCCCAGGATGTTTCTGTTAATTCTATTTAtagttcattttaattttttccaccATTTTTAATGgtactggtttggtttttttgtgttgaaGAAATGAATTTTCTAAAGAGTGTAAGTGCTATTTATCTGAAGTAGTTATGTCAAAAttactgaaaagaaacaagcaatCTCACCTCAAAAGGATACCAGTTATCTTATGCTAGTGGGTTTAGTTCTGtagctgagagagttggagcCCAGTTTTcatccctttcttccttccctgacAGGTGTAACTGAAAGCTCCTACTTCTCTGGTGTACTTTCAGTATGTTTTTGTTTCACGCAATTATTCTGTAAATATACTCTTGCTctgaaaaattatgtatttgCAGACTGTAAACTTTGCTCAGCACAAATCCATGTGCACTTTGTGTGAGGAcccatatattttaaaaaaagaaagatacctTGCCATCTTAGTATGTATTGATCAGAACTTCATTTTCTGGCTTTTAATATGCCATCAGTTTTAGTATTGCAAATAAACACCaatgtaataaaaatgcaatatCATTAATCAAACTGAGGATCTGGGAATACCAGAATTGCTTACAAGAGTGCATGTTAGTCATGCAGCAGATTCTGCTGTAGTCAACATGAtccatataaataaaacaatatgaGAATAAAATTACTCTGCACATAGAAAGTGTTGCTGATGTGAAATGGGGGAATAGAAATATATCAGGTCAGTGGAAACATGCTGCAGGGTCTCAGTTAACAAAATCTTCAACCATATGCTTGATATTAGGGTTTTCTGAGTATGATATACTTTAATGTGTATTAATGTGTGATGACTTGCATGGTACAGGATGAAAAGCATATGCATATTAGTATTAAAAATCTTTTGGGGGGTGGTTCCTGGACAGGTACTtcaggagaaaggagctgagtgaagcctTAGACATCAAGAAAGATGCAGAAGAACTGGATGCCCAAGATGAAGAAGAGGACTTTTCTGGTACCCTCTGTCCCAATGTCAGACAGAAACTTTGGGAAGTTTTGGAAAAGCCtggctcctctgcagcagccaggactttTGGCACTTTGTCcatggtttttgttgttgtgtcCATTGCCAACATGGCTTTGATTTCAGTAGAGCTAAGCTGGCTGGCACCACCACTACTGGATGCCCTCGAGTACCTGTGCATTGCCTGGTTCACAGTGGAGTTTGTTCTGAGGTTCCTGTGTGCACGAGATCGGTGTCGCTTCCTGAGGAGTGTGGCAAACATTATAGACCTCCTTGCTATTCTGCCATTCTACATCACCCTGCTGGTGGAGAGCCTGTGTGGTGGTGAGAGCTCCCAAGAACTGGAGAACGTGGGACGTATTGTCCAAGTGCTGAGACTGCTCAGAGCCCTGCGGATGTTGAAGCTGGGAAGGCATTCAACAGGTACTTTTGGCCATAGCAGTGATACTTCTTAGTAAATCATGGTCTCTGTCCTGCAATATTAGCCTGTTCTGAAGGTGGTGATGATCATTCTTAAAATGCACCCAGTGTACCCTTCCAGGATTCCAGCCATGAAGCAGGAATTGGTTGATGCCTGTCCATTTGTTTTGAAAGCCATCTCTGTGAATTGGCCCCAATTCAGCAGGAGTTACAGTGTGCTCACAACAGCAGAATGTGTCTCTATTTTTGTTCTCAATGAACAATGGGATGGAGTAGCTTTGACGCTACTAAGCATAATCGTACGGGTTTGGGAGGTGTCTTAAACTTGCTCTCAATCCTAGATTATTCCTATACTGATGCATAATTATCCCTTAGAAAGCAGTTGAGAGGAAGCTTATAATGGTTTGGTCTGGCAGTGTGTTAGTTTTGCTTCATTATAAGTTTTGCAGGGTTTGGTAGAAGTTTTTTGAAAGAAAGGCTTATACCCACTTTGAAGGTAGCACTAATGTGAATGCATTCCTCTcaaactgtattttgaaaataaaaaaaaaatatttaatctcaTCAAGGCACTTTTGTGCTGACTAACAAAATAGTCATCCAAAAGTATGTTGATTCTAGTTATAAAGTTTCTGGTTTATTGCATTTTACTGTTACAGAATGAATGTGTGAAATTCAGTTCTATGACTCTTTCTATCAGTTTGAAACCAGATGTTTGAGCTGCTTGTATAACTGTAAACTTCAAGTACATTAACTTTCATGGATGGCCAAAACACTTGGTCCTATTTATTCTTAAAGTCATTATTCAGTATTACCACAGTCTGTGTCACAGTGTTGAGTGCCTTTAATAATTCCATATTAACTAGAAGTGAATTAATCATATAAAAATCTAGTATCCTAATCTGGAGGTGTGCTGGAACCAAAATATTCGTTCTTTTTACAGGGACCAAAATACCAGTTTCAAAGTACAAAACGCAACATATGTATCTGTTTAAACTACTCAGAGCAGCCTTACCATCACTGTGCTTGCTTCTTTGGTAGTTCAGTTGCTGCCCATTTAGGTCTAGAATGCTAAATCAGATCTGTATAATTTAAATGTAGAAACTCACTGTTTTGATCTTCTGTCAGAGGAAATGCTGCTACtaagatgaaataaataataaatgtgcTAATAAATCAAAATAGAAACACTTGCAGATATGAAGTCCAGTTTCTGACCAGTAGAGGTATGTTGCAGAAGAGAGCTTTGTTCATGTGCTTCTAAATACATCCTTAACCACAAGTCCTAATATAAGATGAACCCCATAAGTATCATACATAGAGACCATCCTCCTTGCACAGCTCTAGGCAGTTAAATCTCAGTGTTCAGGGGTGGTGCTTGCAACTCTTCTGCTCTCTTGCCTGGGATCTGGCAGCTTAAAGCTGCCTCACAATGATGCTTCTCTCTAACTCCTGGCTTCTCAGACCTGACAAAGCTTCATGCACTGCTCAGTTGTTTTGTATGGCAAGAGGAGTGCAGGGTCAGAAGTTGTAGGCAACAATTCTTCTTTCACCGAGTGGAGGTGTTCACAGTCACAAGGAGAACATCTCTGTAGTGCTGTGCAGAGCCATAACAAAGCTGAGATCACAATtgcagcctggccctgctgtcagaggaaaaaaacatatcAGTTCTTCACTTTCAAAAAAGGGCAGCTGAACCCTTTCTGtgggaaaagaacagaaaaagaaatgaaaaaagtaatttctgccCCTTCGGAAGCTGAAGCCAGCTCACAGGAGGAATGTGATACCTGGGAACACCTGGTCTAGATTGATGTAATTATTTATGCAAAGTGCTATACTTCATCAAGGAACCACTGAGAAATCAGTAGTACCTCTATTCCTTAAATATATAGCTAGAGGGTGAGACGACTCTTCCAAGATATCAAAATTATGGATTTTAGTCCCTTCAAGAATAGATGAGAAGTGAACCTGCATTTATCTTGTTCTCTGATGCTCCTCAGCTGCTGTCTTCTTCCTGGGGCCTTGTTTTCTCTGAAGTTTTGCTGGTCCTCCTCTGGGAAGCACTTACAGAGGGACTTCTTGAGAAGTAGGATGTGAGCATCTTACTTGTGATGGCAATGGGCATATGGTTGAGAAAAGACAGTAACATATTTCAGGCTGTCATGCCGCTGGAGACATGAAAAAGTGAAACTTCAGCACTTTCAATGCTAAAAATTTAGGATTATTTAAACACTGTGTAAATTGAAGCTCCTGAATATCAGCTTGTAGTGTCAAGTCTTTTTGGGCAATAAAGAGATGGAACTTGACTTGAATGGCAGAAATGCTTCCCCTTCCtactcccagggctggggctgcttgCCAGCCTCACTCCAACTCTGTTACAGCACCTTAGCACCTTGCAAGCATGAGTAACCAAGCTGTCACATCTCCTGGCAAGGAGTTCTCATGGGAAGCCGTAAGACTTGCTGAGGTGACTGTGCTGAAACAGCCCTAGTTTGGCCATGTGCTAGAGCTCatagacattttaaaaagttacaaaATAATATAGTAGAATACTTTATACATGTGACTATATACCAGCTGATTCTCACTTAGAATGAGATGTGGAGTCCAGTAACTTGTCCGATTCATAGATTTGTCTAAAAATGTCTCCTGACTTCATCTAAAGACATGAAGAACTATATCATGATTTCAGGTGAGGATAATGGAACTAAGAATAGTAAGAATACAAAAATCAGACTCCTGAACAATTAGAATAATTAACCATAGGAAAACTATTTTACTGAAGGTGTCATCAATGTGATATGAAGAGTCAACAGTCACTGTTCTGTTCCTCCTTATTTTAATCTCGTTTATGTGAGAGATGCATTTTTTCTAGCTATAGTATTTTCAAGATCCATCATAAGGTACAAACTCTAGCTTTATAGCATTAATTTATGCTTTGAAAACAAGTGCTACAGGGATAATTTTAAATCGGAGCATCTTCTTCCTAGCTCACCTGAAAGGACTTACTACCTTGTTCAGTAGGAAGTTTTACAGGGAATTGTATCATACTAATTTCCTTGGAAGATGAGAATTTGATCTGGGTCCTTGCAGTTATCTCACAGAGCTTTTGCACTGCTGATATTAGTGTTTCCAAAATATGGAGGTAGTCataataagagaaaaaagattTCACTGATATATCTTATTCCCCTTGTGTTACAGATTTAATCTATATCATTGTAATAAACATTCTAACTAACAGATCATAGTTACAGTAATATAAAACTTTGATATGGGCAAGTTCTTAACTGGAGTTGTTAGTAGATAGCATTgaaaaaactaacaaaacatTTCCTACAAACTGTAGTGTGTACTTCCATTTTTGGCTGTACATAAGCGAAAGCTTTAAAACCCACTAGACCtgcaggggaaaagaaagagccAAAAGCAAGACATTTAACATCTTGTAGTTTGAGACtgtggaaggaaaagcaaataaaatcgCTTATAACACTAGTGCATGTGAAGTCTGCAAGTAGAGGCAGAGCTCCAGTAAGCTATTTTGCAAACACTAGCTTAGTGATAAGTTTACCCCACGAAGGGTAATTCATAAAGAATGTGTTTTTTCATTTATTAGAGAAAACAtagcacatttttaaagaacagtATTAAAAACCAATCCAAAGTCACTTGTGATTCAAAAGATAATTTCAGTCTCCCGTGTGTCTCAGCTGAATTGGTACCTTGTTATCTTCCTTCGTTGTTTACGTGTGTAACATTTATCCATTGCACTATTTTTGGATTTACTTTCCTGCTTGCTTTGTCAGGCACTGTAACCTTGAATCAGCAGCTTTGAAAGGAATGTAGGGGGTTATGGAAAGTGGTCAGCTGCATGTGAACTCCCTGTGCAGCTCACAGGCAGTAGGACTGATGCAGTACATCAGTGAATTAATGGGATTACAAGCTTGCATTGGAAGGCTTTGCCATCTCCAGTTTGGCAAAGTGCGGCTGTTGctggaaaactgtatttttttttgatgtCCACAGATACAAGGTGAtagtttttttgggggaaaaaggggtCGAAGAGAGTCTGCGACAACTATAAAAGGATTGGAAACAGTccctaacaaaaaaaaaggttactGAGTGAGCTGGACTGGGCTCTAAGCACACACCTGGTACCACAAATTTGGTAGCTGAGGGCTGCTTGGTCCAACAGAAAAATAGGACAATGGCTGGAAAACAGAGGCTTGGTACATTCAGCCTCAAACTGTGAGGCACACTTTTAGTGTGCTTTTAAATAGTTATTTAGGTAACATTAAAAACCATGCTAGATCTTCTCTTATAGCCAATTACTAAATCAAGATAGGTTAATTTGTCTAAATTACATGGGTACATGGTTCAAATGATAAGTAATGAGGAGAATTTATATGCTCTGTATTAAGGAAATAGAGATTATGTCGGAAGTTCAATCTAAGATTATTATCTATTTCTTTAAATCCCTTTTTCCCAGTAGTGTTGAGAACAGCACCTCTTTTTTAGCCTATGGGCAGTGCCCAACTAGACCAGAAGAAGGGTttgtgggagatgtggtggtcagagGCCGTCTTGGGTATAGTGACCATGAAACGATAAACTTTTTGATTCTTGGTGAAGTGAGGAAGGAGCTCAACAAAACCACTGCCTTGGATTTTTGgagggcagactttggcctgttCAGGACACTGGTTCAGAGAGCCCCTTGGGAAACAGCCTGTAAAAACATAGAGGTGAAGGACAGCTGgacatatttaagaaagaaatcttAGAGGTGCAGGAGCAGGTCATCCCTATTGTGCCTACAAACGAGCCAGTGGGAAAGAAGACCAGCCTGTCTGGACAAGGAGCTTTTGCTGAAactcagaagaaaagagagtttatgacctttggaagaaggggcagaACTCAGGAAGAGCACAAGGATTACATTAGGTcatgcagagagaaaattagaGAAGCGAAAGTGCAACTAGAACTCAATCTGCCCATCACTGTGAAAGgtaataaaaagtgtttttataaatacattaacaaCAAAAGAAGGGCCAAggaaaatctccatcctttattgaATGTAGGGGGATCATTATCATCAAGGATGatgaaaaggctgaggtacttaatcCCTTCTTTACCTCAGTCTGTAACAGAGAGACCGGTTATCCTCATGGCAACCAGGCCCCTGAGCTGGTagacagggagagggagcagaaTCCAAGTCTATGGGTCCAGATGGGATTCATCCTAGGAttatgagggagctggcagaagatgTCACTAAGTTGGaagggagtgttgatctgcttcAAAGTAGGAGGGCTCTGAAGTGGGATATGGACAGGCTGGATCTATGGGCTGAGGCCAGTGCTATGAGTTTCATTAAGGTAAAGTGgtgggtcctgcacttgggtcacaacaaccccatgcagtactgca
This window harbors:
- the KCNV1 gene encoding potassium voltage-gated channel subfamily V member 1 — its product is MKSPPCCMSLSSQASLDEPGSSMSLGSLNSSVFSSEEEQGPLLQKVIPPLDCFTINVGGSRFVMSQQTLSCYPDTRLGKLAVVVSAARDVASGLLELCDDANLVENEYFFDRSSQAFHYILNYYQTGRLHVMEQLCALSFLQEIQYWGLDELSIDSCCRDRYFRRKELSEALDIKKDAEELDAQDEEEDFSGTLCPNVRQKLWEVLEKPGSSAAARTFGTLSMVFVVVSIANMALISVELSWLAPPLLDALEYLCIAWFTVEFVLRFLCARDRCRFLRSVANIIDLLAILPFYITLLVESLCGGESSQELENVGRIVQVLRLLRALRMLKLGRHSTGLRSLGMTIAQCYEEVGLLLLFLSVGISIFSTVEYFVEQGVPGTTFTSVPGAWWWATTSMTTVGYGDIRPDTTIGKVVAFMCILSGILVLALPIAIINDRFSACYFTLKIKEAALRQREALKKLMKNSSSDSNINVNLRDVYARSVMDMLRLKSRERASTRSSGADDFWF